One window of the Fusobacterium animalis 7_1 genome contains the following:
- the hcp gene encoding hydroxylamine reductase, with product MDKMFCYQCQETAKGTGCTTSGVCGKTSETSGLQDLLLYTEKGVAAYSTIFRKEGKAKELIKNKVNRYLINSLFITITNANFDDAAILDEIKAGLKLREELKVLVTNEEKKEAEKYGADLVNWYYESDEDLIKFSENQSVVGVLRTENEDVRSLRELVMYGLKGMAAYAEHAFNLGKTNEEIFAFIEKALLGTMDNNLTVDELVALVMETGEYGVKVMALLDEANTSALGTPEITKVKIGAGKRPGILISGHDLWDLKQLLEQSKDSGVDIYTHSEMLPGHGYPELKKYSHFYGNYGNAWWDQRKDFTNFNGPIVFTTNCIVPPLKNASYKDRVFTTNAAGFPGWKRIKVNADGTKDFSEVIELAKTCQPPVEVESGEIIVGFAHNQVLSLADKIVENIKSGAIKRFIVMSGCDGRMKQRHYYTEFAENLPKDTIILTSGCAKYKYNKLNLGDINGIPRVLDAGQCNDSYSWAVVALKLKEVFGLNDINELPIVFNIAWYEQKAVIVLLALLYLGVKNIHLGPTLPGFLSPNVAKVLVEKFGIAGITTVEEDLKKFGLYEGSALANNARA from the coding sequence ATGGATAAAATGTTTTGTTATCAATGTCAAGAAACTGCTAAGGGAACTGGATGTACAACATCAGGTGTTTGTGGAAAAACATCTGAAACATCAGGGTTACAAGATTTATTATTATATACAGAAAAAGGTGTTGCAGCATATAGTACAATTTTTAGAAAAGAAGGTAAAGCAAAAGAATTAATAAAAAATAAAGTAAATAGATATCTTATCAATTCACTTTTTATAACAATTACAAATGCTAACTTTGATGATGCTGCAATATTAGATGAAATAAAAGCAGGATTAAAATTAAGAGAAGAATTAAAAGTACTTGTAACTAATGAAGAAAAGAAAGAAGCTGAAAAATATGGAGCTGATTTAGTAAATTGGTATTATGAATCAGATGAAGATTTGATTAAATTCTCTGAAAATCAATCAGTAGTTGGAGTTTTAAGAACAGAAAATGAGGATGTTAGATCTTTAAGAGAATTAGTAATGTATGGATTAAAAGGTATGGCAGCTTATGCAGAACATGCATTTAATCTAGGAAAAACAAATGAAGAAATATTTGCTTTTATTGAAAAAGCACTTCTTGGAACTATGGATAATAATTTAACAGTAGATGAATTAGTGGCTTTAGTAATGGAAACAGGGGAATATGGAGTAAAAGTAATGGCATTGCTAGATGAAGCTAATACATCAGCATTGGGAACACCTGAAATTACAAAAGTAAAAATTGGAGCTGGAAAAAGACCTGGAATCTTAATAAGTGGACATGACTTATGGGATTTAAAACAATTATTAGAACAAAGTAAAGATTCAGGAGTAGATATCTATACTCATTCAGAAATGTTGCCAGGACATGGATATCCTGAATTAAAGAAATATTCTCATTTCTATGGAAACTATGGAAATGCTTGGTGGGATCAAAGAAAAGATTTTACAAACTTTAATGGACCTATCGTTTTTACAACTAACTGTATAGTTCCACCATTAAAGAATGCTTCATATAAAGATAGAGTGTTTACAACAAATGCTGCTGGATTCCCAGGATGGAAAAGAATAAAAGTTAATGCAGATGGAACAAAAGATTTTTCAGAAGTTATTGAACTTGCAAAAACTTGTCAACCACCAGTAGAAGTTGAAAGTGGAGAAATAATTGTTGGTTTTGCACATAATCAAGTTTTAAGTTTAGCTGATAAAATAGTAGAAAATATAAAATCAGGAGCAATTAAAAGATTTATTGTAATGAGTGGTTGTGATGGAAGAATGAAACAAAGGCATTACTATACAGAATTTGCTGAAAATTTACCAAAAGATACAATAATTTTGACTTCTGGTTGTGCTAAATATAAGTATAATAAATTAAATTTAGGAGATATAAATGGTATTCCAAGAGTTTTAGATGCTGGACAATGTAATGACTCTTATTCTTGGGCAGTGGTAGCACTTAAATTAAAAGAAGTATTTGGCTTAAATGATATAAATGAATTACCAATAGTATTTAATATAGCTTGGTATGAACAAAAAGCAGTAATAGTTTTACTTGCATTATTATACTTAGGAGTTAAAAATATTCATCTTGGACCAACATTACCAGGTTTCTTATCTCCAAATGTTGCAAAAGTATTGGTAGAAAAATTTGGTATAGCTGGAATTACAACTGTTGAAGAAGATTTAAAGAAATTTGGGTTATATGAAGGTTCTGCATTAGCCAATAATGCAAGAGCATAG
- the rsgA gene encoding ribosome small subunit-dependent GTPase A, with product MGGKKIQGVVINKIQGFYYVESNNKVFECKLRGILKKTNNKYNCVVGDRVKISEDNTIVEIFKRDNMLIRPIVANVDYLAIQFAAKHPNIDFERINLLLLTAFYYKVKPIVIVNKIDYLTEEELCELKEKLSFLEKISVPMFLISCHQNIGLEKVENFLKDKITVIGGPSGVGKSSFINFLQSEKTLKTGEISEKLQRGKHTTRDSNMIKMKVGGYIIDTPGFSSIEVPNIENRQELISLFPEFSSIESCKFLNCSHTHEPGCNVKKEVEENKISKDRYDFYKKTLEILSERWNRYD from the coding sequence ATGGGAGGTAAGAAAATTCAAGGTGTAGTGATTAATAAAATTCAAGGTTTTTATTATGTTGAAAGTAATAATAAAGTTTTTGAATGTAAATTAAGAGGAATTTTAAAAAAAACTAATAATAAATATAATTGTGTTGTAGGAGATAGGGTTAAAATCTCTGAGGATAATACAATAGTTGAAATATTTAAAAGAGATAATATGCTTATAAGACCTATTGTTGCAAATGTTGATTATTTAGCAATACAGTTTGCAGCAAAGCACCCAAATATAGATTTTGAAAGAATAAATCTTTTGTTATTAACAGCATTTTATTATAAGGTAAAACCTATTGTAATTGTTAATAAAATAGATTATTTAACAGAAGAAGAATTATGTGAGTTAAAAGAAAAATTGTCTTTTTTGGAAAAAATATCTGTTCCAATGTTTTTAATTTCTTGTCATCAAAATATTGGTTTAGAAAAAGTTGAAAATTTCTTAAAAGATAAAATAACAGTTATTGGTGGACCTAGTGGAGTAGGAAAGTCAAGTTTTATTAATTTTTTACAAAGTGAAAAAACTTTAAAAACTGGTGAAATTAGTGAAAAATTACAAAGAGGAAAACATACAACAAGAGATTCTAATATGATTAAAATGAAAGTAGGGGGTTATATAATAGATACTCCTGGTTTTTCTTCAATAGAAGTTCCAAATATAGAAAATAGGCAGGAATTAATTTCATTATTTCCAGAATTTTCAAGTATAGAAAGTTGTAAATTTTTAAATTGTTCTCATACACATGAACCAGGTTGTAATGTAAAAAAAGAAGTAGAAGAAAATAAAATATCAAAAGATAGATATGATTTTTATAAAAAAACTTTGGAAATTTTGTCAGAAAGGTGGAATCGGTATGATTAA
- a CDS encoding DMT family transporter, translating to MQENHKYNIYMFIATIFFGMTYVLTKICLNYSTELHIISFRFLIAFVISLIFLQRKIFPLKIKEILYSLILSVLLFMVFITMTIGVKYTTATNASFLISLSVIFIPFFSWIFNKEKPKKSIFIVLIIALIGIMLLTLDKNLEFHIGDILCLICSLLFSFHVLITERFVKNNNPITLGVLQFGGVAILSFLVQYPIEKFTLPKNEKFWISLMILSVFCTALAYIIQTVSQKKLSSTLIGLILSLEPIFSGIFGYFILNEYLSPQQYMGAFLLLISIIYVTVKN from the coding sequence ATGCAAGAAAATCATAAATATAATATTTATATGTTCATTGCCACTATCTTTTTTGGAATGACCTATGTTTTAACAAAAATTTGTCTAAATTATTCAACAGAATTGCATATAATAAGTTTTAGATTTTTAATAGCTTTTGTAATATCGTTAATTTTTTTACAAAGAAAAATATTTCCATTAAAAATAAAAGAAATTTTATATTCTCTTATTTTGAGCGTTTTATTATTTATGGTTTTTATAACAATGACTATTGGAGTAAAATATACTACTGCAACCAATGCAAGTTTTCTAATAAGTTTATCAGTTATTTTCATTCCATTTTTTTCTTGGATTTTTAATAAAGAAAAACCTAAGAAAAGTATTTTTATCGTACTTATTATTGCATTGATAGGAATTATGCTATTAACATTAGATAAAAATTTAGAATTTCATATAGGAGATATTCTTTGTTTGATTTGCTCTCTACTTTTTTCATTTCATGTATTAATAACTGAAAGATTTGTAAAAAATAATAATCCTATTACTCTTGGAGTATTACAATTTGGAGGAGTAGCTATATTATCTTTTCTTGTACAATATCCAATAGAAAAATTTACACTTCCTAAAAATGAAAAATTCTGGATTTCTTTAATGATATTAAGTGTATTTTGTACAGCACTTGCCTATATAATACAAACTGTATCTCAAAAAAAGTTATCATCTACATTGATAGGTCTTATTTTATCATTAGAACCAATTTTTTCAGGGATTTTTGGATATTTCATTTTAAATGAATATTTAAGTCCTCAACAATATATGGGAGCTTTTTTACTATTAATATCTATTATTTATGTTACTGTAAAAAATTAA
- a CDS encoding co-chaperone GroES produces the protein MNIKPIGERVLLKPIKKEEKTKSGILLSSKSSNTDTQNQAEVIALGKGEKLEGIKVGDKVIFNKFSGNEIEDEDVKYLIVNAEDILAIIG, from the coding sequence ATGAATATCAAACCTATTGGAGAAAGAGTTTTATTAAAACCAATTAAAAAAGAAGAAAAAACTAAGAGTGGTATATTACTTAGTTCAAAATCATCTAATACAGATACACAAAATCAAGCAGAAGTTATTGCTTTGGGGAAAGGTGAAAAGTTAGAAGGAATTAAAGTTGGAGATAAGGTTATTTTCAATAAATTCTCTGGAAATGAAATAGAAGATGAAGATGTAAAATATTTAATAGTTAATGCAGAAGATATTTTGGCTATTATTGGATAA
- a CDS encoding AAA family ATPase, whose protein sequence is MKKLAIGVDDFKEIIKENFYYIDKTKFIEDILEDGSKVKLLNRPRRFGKTINMTTLKYFFDIKNAEENRKLFNNLYIEKSKYIEEQGKYPVIFLSLKEIKGKTWEEMLEQIKNYISSMYNNFEYIREILNQKELKSFDKIWLEEEGNYETAIKDLTFYLYKYYKQEIILLIDEYDVPLIEAYLNNYYSDAIVFFKIFLGGALKTNQYLKMGIMTGIIRVIKAGIFSDLNNLSVYTILDNDYNEDFGLTEKEVEQALKDYNIFEELNDVKFWYDGYKIGNKEVYNPWSIINFLKNKELKGFWIKTSGNQLIKKVLEDATPDVNEGLLKLFNGEDVEEVVTGTSDLSNLLNYRDVWELLVFSGYLTIKEKIDRRNYILKIPNQEIREFFKDEFIDLYFGESKLKKILNALKENNIEDFERIFQNILLNSVSTWDTSKEAFYHGLSFGMLSYLDGEYYVTSNFESGYGRYDIIAEPRNKNKRGFVIECKIVKDEKDLEKMSKEAIEQIKNKKYDTQLKERGIKEITLLGLAFCGKRMKVSYE, encoded by the coding sequence ATGAAAAAATTAGCCATAGGTGTTGATGATTTTAAAGAAATAATAAAAGAGAATTTTTACTATATTGATAAAACAAAATTTATAGAAGATATTTTAGAAGATGGTTCAAAAGTTAAATTATTAAATCGTCCTAGAAGATTTGGAAAAACCATTAATATGACAACTTTAAAATATTTTTTTGATATTAAAAATGCAGAAGAAAACAGAAAATTATTTAATAATTTATATATAGAAAAATCTAAGTATATAGAAGAACAAGGAAAATATCCTGTTATTTTTCTTTCATTAAAAGAAATCAAAGGTAAAACTTGGGAAGAAATGTTAGAACAGATTAAAAATTATATAAGTAGTATGTATAATAATTTTGAGTATATTAGAGAAATTCTAAATCAAAAAGAATTGAAATCTTTTGATAAAATTTGGCTTGAAGAAGAAGGAAACTATGAGACTGCTATTAAGGATCTGACTTTTTATTTATACAAATATTATAAACAAGAAATTATTTTACTTATTGATGAATATGATGTACCTCTAATAGAAGCCTATTTAAATAACTACTATTCTGATGCTATAGTATTTTTTAAAATTTTTTTAGGAGGAGCATTAAAAACTAATCAATATTTAAAAATGGGAATAATGACTGGAATAATCAGAGTTATTAAAGCAGGAATATTCTCCGACTTGAATAATTTATCTGTATACACAATTTTAGATAATGATTATAATGAAGATTTTGGATTGACAGAAAAAGAAGTTGAACAAGCATTAAAAGATTATAATATTTTTGAAGAATTAAATGATGTTAAATTCTGGTATGATGGATATAAAATAGGAAATAAAGAAGTATATAATCCTTGGAGTATAATAAATTTTTTAAAAAACAAAGAATTAAAAGGCTTTTGGATAAAAACTTCTGGAAATCAACTTATTAAAAAAGTTTTAGAGGATGCTACACCTGATGTTAATGAAGGTTTACTAAAATTATTCAACGGAGAAGATGTAGAAGAAGTTGTAACAGGAACTTCGGATTTATCAAATTTACTAAATTATAGAGACGTGTGGGAATTACTTGTATTTAGTGGATATTTAACTATAAAAGAAAAAATAGATAGAAGAAACTATATATTAAAAATACCTAACCAAGAAATAAGAGAGTTTTTTAAGGATGAATTTATTGATTTGTATTTTGGAGAAAGTAAATTAAAAAAAATTTTAAATGCTTTAAAAGAAAATAATATAGAAGACTTTGAAAGAATTTTTCAAAATATACTTTTAAACTCAGTTAGCACTTGGGATACAAGTAAAGAAGCCTTTTATCATGGACTGTCTTTTGGAATGTTAAGTTATTTAGATGGAGAATATTATGTAACATCTAATTTTGAAAGTGGTTATGGAAGATATGATATCATAGCAGAACCAAGAAATAAAAATAAAAGAGGTTTTGTTATTGAATGTAAAATAGTGAAAGACGAAAAAGATTTAGAAAAGATGTCTAAGGAAGCTATTGAACAGATAAAAAATAAGAAATATGATACTCAATTAAAAGAAAGAGGAATTAAAGAAATAACATTATTAGGATTAGCTTTTTGTGGAAAGAGAATGAAAGTTAGTTATGAATAA
- a CDS encoding PASTA domain-containing protein, with translation MKKFRKENELDDLDLDNLEFEEEELIEEKKDDKKKIPKIILNIILIIAIIKLGSNVFQRYYFNEFYYKAPNLLGLNIDEAKKTISHSALNIREMGEVYSDLPYGTVALQEPAEGTIVKRARNIKVWVSKESPSVFLDDLVGMNYIEASSLLNKNGMKVGEVKRIKSDLPINQVIATSPKSGEPISRGQEFDFLISNGLE, from the coding sequence ATGAAAAAATTTAGAAAAGAAAATGAATTAGATGACCTAGATTTAGACAACTTAGAATTTGAAGAAGAAGAATTAATAGAAGAAAAAAAAGATGATAAGAAAAAGATACCTAAAATAATTTTAAATATAATTTTAATTATAGCAATAATAAAATTAGGTTCTAATGTATTCCAAAGATATTATTTTAATGAATTTTATTATAAAGCACCAAATTTATTAGGACTTAACATAGATGAAGCTAAGAAAACTATATCTCATTCTGCTTTAAATATTAGAGAAATGGGAGAAGTTTATTCTGATTTACCTTATGGAACAGTTGCTTTACAAGAACCTGCAGAAGGGACTATTGTAAAAAGAGCGAGAAATATAAAAGTATGGGTAAGTAAAGAGTCTCCATCAGTATTCTTAGATGACTTAGTTGGAATGAACTATATAGAAGCAAGCTCTTTACTTAATAAAAATGGTATGAAAGTTGGAGAAGTAAAAAGAATAAAATCAGATTTGCCTATTAACCAAGTTATAGCAACTTCACCAAAAAGTGGAGAACCTATATCAAGAGGACAAGAATTTGATTTTTTAATAAGCAATGGATTGGAATAA
- a CDS encoding MarR family winged helix-turn-helix transcriptional regulator has translation MTVNIQRVNDVLEEYYKLFYKTEDMALKRGIKALTHTELHIIESIGENTQLTMNELADKIGITMGTATVAISKLSDKGYIDRARSTTDRRKVFVSLTKKGVDALTYHNNYHKMIMASITESIADKDLEQFVKTFEVILESLRNKTDYFKPMTITDFKEGTKVSIVEIKGTPIVQNYFLNHNIENFSLLKILKSNDKSQFKIEKENGEILTLDILDAKNLIGVKAD, from the coding sequence ATGACAGTGAATATACAAAGAGTTAATGATGTTTTGGAGGAATATTACAAACTATTTTATAAGACAGAGGATATGGCTTTAAAAAGAGGAATTAAGGCTTTAACACACACAGAATTGCATATAATAGAATCAATAGGAGAAAATACTCAACTTACTATGAATGAACTTGCAGATAAAATTGGTATAACAATGGGAACAGCAACAGTTGCTATTTCAAAATTATCTGATAAAGGATATATAGATAGAGCAAGATCAACAACTGATAGGAGAAAAGTATTTGTTTCACTTACAAAAAAAGGTGTAGATGCCTTAACCTATCATAATAACTACCATAAAATGATTATGGCTTCCATCACTGAAAGCATAGCTGATAAAGATTTAGAACAATTTGTAAAAACTTTTGAAGTGATTTTGGAATCTTTAAGAAATAAGACAGACTATTTTAAACCTATGACTATAACAGATTTTAAAGAAGGAACAAAAGTTTCTATTGTTGAAATAAAAGGAACACCTATTGTTCAAAATTATTTCTTAAATCATAATATAGAAAACTTCTCACTTTTAAAGATTTTAAAATCTAATGATAAATCACAATTTAAAATAGAAAAAGAAAATGGAGAAATTTTAACACTTGATATTTTAGATGCAAAAAATCTAATAGGAGTAAAGGCTGATTAA
- a CDS encoding Rqc2 family fibronectin-binding protein, giving the protein MLYIDGISLSKIKKELKKILEGKRINRIFKNNEYTISIHFGKIELLLSCIPALPICYITKSKEQPILGIASSIISNLRKHLMNAMLTDVEQLGFDRILVFHFSRINELGEIKKYKIYFECIGKLSNVIFTDEENKILDTLKKFHISENFDRTLFLGETYTRPKFEKKLLPIDITESEFNRILENKIPLTNEIEGVGKFLNNIKSFKDFKNILNSDVKAKIYFKDKKIKLATVLDLDFKDYDEVKEFSSYDEMINFYIDYEHTTTSFMLLKNRLESLLEKKLKKLNKILSLIKKDIEDSKTMDSIKEKGDILASVLYNVKRGMNSIKAYDFYNNKEVEIELDPLISPNENLDRIYKRYNKVKRGLTNAIRREKEIKEEITYVESSLLFIENSTDVTSLREIEEELIKLNYIKSLHNKKKTKLKKEVKYGVIEGEDYLILYGRNNLENDNLTFKVSAKDDYWFHVKDIPSSHIILKTSKLTDELIVKSAQVSAYFSKANLREKVTVDYTLRKNVSKPNGAKPGFVIYVNQKSVVVEKIELERV; this is encoded by the coding sequence ATGTTATATATAGATGGTATATCTCTTTCAAAAATAAAGAAAGAGTTAAAAAAGATTTTAGAAGGCAAAAGAATAAATAGAATATTTAAAAATAATGAGTACACAATTTCAATACATTTTGGGAAAATTGAACTCTTGCTTTCTTGTATACCAGCTTTACCAATTTGCTATATCACTAAAAGTAAAGAACAACCAATTTTAGGTATAGCTTCATCAATAATTTCTAATTTAAGAAAGCATTTGATGAATGCTATGCTAACAGATGTAGAACAGCTAGGGTTTGATAGAATCCTAGTTTTTCATTTTTCAAGAATAAATGAATTAGGTGAGATAAAAAAATATAAAATTTATTTTGAATGTATAGGAAAATTATCTAATGTTATCTTTACAGATGAAGAAAATAAAATACTAGATACATTGAAAAAATTTCATATTTCAGAAAATTTTGATAGAACATTATTTTTAGGTGAAACTTATACAAGACCAAAGTTTGAAAAAAAATTATTACCTATTGATATAACTGAAAGTGAATTTAATAGAATTTTAGAAAATAAAATTCCTTTAACAAATGAAATTGAAGGTGTAGGAAAATTTTTAAATAATATTAAATCTTTTAAAGATTTTAAAAATATTTTAAATAGTGATGTAAAGGCAAAGATTTATTTTAAAGATAAAAAAATAAAATTAGCAACAGTTTTAGATTTAGATTTTAAAGATTATGATGAAGTAAAAGAGTTTTCTTCTTATGATGAAATGATTAATTTCTATATAGATTATGAGCATACTACAACAAGTTTTATGTTGTTAAAAAATAGATTAGAAAGTCTGCTTGAAAAGAAGTTAAAGAAACTAAATAAAATTCTATCTTTAATAAAAAAGGATATAGAAGATTCTAAAACTATGGATAGTATAAAAGAAAAAGGAGATATTTTAGCTTCTGTTTTATATAATGTAAAAAGAGGTATGAATAGTATAAAAGCCTATGATTTTTATAATAATAAGGAAGTTGAAATTGAGCTTGACCCTTTAATAAGTCCAAATGAAAACTTAGATAGAATCTACAAAAGATATAATAAAGTAAAAAGAGGACTTACAAATGCTATAAGGCGTGAAAAAGAAATAAAAGAAGAAATTACTTATGTTGAAAGTAGTTTACTTTTTATTGAAAATAGTACAGATGTAACTTCTTTAAGAGAGATTGAAGAAGAATTAATAAAATTAAATTACATTAAAAGTTTACATAATAAAAAGAAAACTAAACTAAAAAAAGAAGTTAAATATGGAGTAATTGAAGGAGAAGATTATTTGATTTTATATGGCAGAAATAATTTAGAAAATGATAATTTGACTTTTAAAGTTTCTGCAAAAGATGATTATTGGTTCCATGTGAAAGATATTCCAAGTTCTCATATTATCCTTAAAACTTCAAAATTGACTGATGAATTAATAGTTAAATCTGCACAGGTATCAGCATATTTTTCTAAGGCTAACTTAAGAGAAAAAGTTACGGTTGATTATACTTTAAGAAAAAATGTATCTAAACCTAATGGAGCAAAGCCAGGCTTTGTTATCTATGTGAATCAAAAATCTGTTGTGGTGGAAAAGATAGAATTAGAAAGAGTGTAA
- the groL gene encoding chaperonin GroEL (60 kDa chaperone family; promotes refolding of misfolded polypeptides especially under stressful conditions; forms two stacked rings of heptamers to form a barrel-shaped 14mer; ends can be capped by GroES; misfolded proteins enter the barrel where they are refolded when GroES binds), with protein sequence MAKIINFNDEARKKLEIGVNTLADAVKITLGPRGRNVVLEKSYGAPLITNDGVTIAKEIELEDPFENMGAALVKEVAIKSNDVAGDGTTTATILAQAIVKEGLKMLSAGANPVFLKKGIELAAKEAIEVLKDKAKKIESNEEISQVASISAGDEEIGKLIAQAMAKVGETGVITVEEAKSLETTLETVEGMQFDKGYVSPYMVTDSERMTAELDNPLILLTDKKISSMKELLPLLEKTVQMSKPVLIVADDIEGEALTTLVINKLRGTLNVVAVKAPAFGDRRKAILEDIAILTGGEVISEEKGMKLEEATIEQLGKAKTVKVTKDLTVIVDGGGQQKDISARVNLIKAQIEETTSDYDKEKLQERLAKLSGGVAVIKVGAATEVEMKDKKLRIEDALNATRAAVEEGIVAGGGTILLDIIESMKDFNETGEIAMGIEIVKRALEAPIKQIAENCGLNGGVVLEKVRMSPKGFGFDARNEKFVNMIESGIIDPAKVTRAAIQNSTSVASLLLTTEVVIANKKEEEKAPMGAGGMMPGMM encoded by the coding sequence ATGGCAAAAATTATAAATTTTAATGATGAAGCTAGAAAAAAATTAGAAATTGGGGTTAATACACTTGCAGATGCAGTAAAAATTACATTAGGACCAAGAGGTAGAAATGTAGTTCTTGAAAAGTCTTATGGAGCACCTTTAATTACTAATGATGGTGTTACAATAGCAAAAGAAATTGAATTGGAAGATCCATTTGAAAATATGGGTGCAGCATTAGTTAAAGAAGTTGCTATTAAATCAAATGATGTTGCAGGAGATGGAACAACAACAGCTACAATCTTAGCACAAGCTATTGTTAAAGAAGGATTAAAAATGTTGAGTGCTGGTGCAAATCCAGTTTTCTTAAAGAAAGGGATTGAACTTGCTGCAAAAGAAGCTATTGAAGTTTTAAAAGATAAAGCTAAAAAAATTGAATCTAATGAAGAAATTTCACAAGTTGCATCAATTTCAGCTGGTGATGAAGAAATAGGTAAACTAATTGCTCAAGCTATGGCAAAAGTTGGTGAAACAGGAGTAATAACTGTTGAAGAAGCTAAATCTTTGGAAACAACTTTAGAAACTGTTGAAGGAATGCAATTTGATAAAGGATATGTTTCTCCATATATGGTTACAGATTCTGAAAGAATGACAGCAGAACTTGATAATCCTTTAATCTTATTAACAGATAAAAAGATTTCTTCAATGAAAGAATTATTACCTTTGCTTGAAAAAACTGTGCAAATGTCTAAGCCAGTTTTAATTGTAGCTGATGATATTGAAGGAGAAGCTCTAACAACTCTTGTTATAAATAAATTAAGAGGAACTTTAAATGTTGTTGCTGTTAAAGCTCCTGCTTTTGGAGATAGAAGAAAAGCTATACTTGAAGATATTGCTATTCTAACTGGTGGAGAAGTTATATCAGAAGAAAAGGGAATGAAATTAGAAGAAGCTACTATAGAACAATTAGGAAAAGCTAAAACTGTTAAAGTTACAAAAGACTTAACTGTAATTGTTGATGGTGGAGGACAACAAAAAGATATATCTGCAAGAGTTAATTTAATAAAAGCTCAAATAGAAGAAACAACTTCTGATTATGATAAAGAAAAATTACAAGAAAGACTTGCAAAATTATCTGGTGGAGTTGCTGTAATAAAAGTTGGAGCTGCCACAGAAGTTGAAATGAAAGATAAAAAATTAAGAATAGAAGATGCTTTAAATGCTACAAGAGCAGCGGTTGAAGAAGGAATAGTTGCAGGTGGAGGAACTATTTTACTTGATATCATTGAATCAATGAAAGATTTCAATGAAACTGGTGAAATAGCTATGGGTATTGAAATTGTTAAAAGAGCTTTGGAAGCACCTATAAAACAAATAGCTGAAAACTGTGGATTAAATGGTGGAGTAGTTTTAGAAAAAGTAAGAATGTCTCCAAAAGGTTTTGGCTTTGATGCTAGAAATGAAAAATTTGTCAATATGATAGAATCTGGAATTATTGATCCAGCAAAAGTTACAAGAGCTGCTATACAAAATTCTACTTCTGTTGCATCTTTACTTCTAACAACAGAAGTTGTCATTGCAAATAAGAAGGAAGAAGAAAAAGCTCCAATGGGAGCTGGTGGAATGATGCCAGGAATGATGTAA
- the rpe gene encoding ribulose-phosphate 3-epimerase yields the protein MINGIKIAPSILSSDFSKLGEEVVAIDKAGADYVHIDVMDGQFVPNLTFGPPVIKCIRKCTELVFDVHLMIDKPERYIENFVKAGADIVVVHSESTIHLHRVIQQIKSFGVKAGVSLNPSTPEEVLKYVINDIDMVLVMSVNPGFGGQKFIPAVVEKIKAIKKMRTDIDIEVDGGITDETIKVCADAGANIFVAGSYVFSGNYKERINLLKLKAK from the coding sequence ATGATTAATGGGATTAAGATAGCTCCATCCATATTATCAAGTGATTTTTCAAAACTTGGTGAGGAAGTTGTGGCTATTGATAAAGCAGGAGCAGACTATGTACATATAGATGTTATGGATGGACAATTTGTACCTAACTTAACTTTTGGACCTCCTGTAATAAAATGTATAAGAAAATGTACTGAGCTTGTATTTGATGTACATTTGATGATAGACAAACCAGAGAGATATATTGAAAATTTTGTAAAGGCAGGAGCAGATATTGTTGTTGTTCATTCAGAGTCAACAATACATTTACATAGAGTTATACAACAAATAAAATCTTTTGGAGTGAAGGCAGGAGTATCACTAAATCCATCTACACCAGAAGAAGTATTAAAATATGTTATAAATGATATAGATATGGTGTTAGTTATGAGTGTAAATCCTGGTTTTGGTGGACAAAAATTTATACCAGCAGTTGTTGAAAAAATTAAGGCAATAAAGAAAATGAGAACAGATATAGATATAGAAGTTGATGGTGGAATCACAGATGAAACTATAAAAGTTTGTGCAGATGCAGGGGCTAATATATTTGTAGCAGGTTCTTATGTATTTTCAGGAAATTATAAAGAAAGAATAAATTTATTGAAATTAAAAGCTAAATAG